ATGCTCCGGGCTTATATCGAAAATATGATGCCCCCATAGTAATTCAGAATCGTCCCCCGCTGGCGGCTGCCTAGAATGGCCTGACATCTGATGCGCCAGGGCGGGAACCGTCTTCAGAACGGTCCGCAGCGCCACGCAGAGCTGAGACATTCATCGAGGACGACACGCCATGAGCAACAACAACGATCACCAGGCCGCCCTGGAATACCACCAGTTCCCGACGCCGGGCAAGATCTCCGTGACGGCCAGCAAGCCACTCGTCACGCAGCGCGATCTGGCGCTCGCCTATACCCCGGGCGTCGCGATTCCGTGTCAGGAAATCGCGGCCGATCCGGCGCAGTCGTTCAAGTACACGGCGCGCGGCAATCTGGTCGGTGTGATCACGAACGGCTCGGCCGTGCTCGGTCTGGGCAATATCGGTGCGCTCGCCTCCAAGCCGGTCATGGAAGGCAAGGCCGTCCTCTTCAAGAAGTTCGCCGGGATCGATGTGTTCGACATCGAAATCACCGAGAGCGACCCGGACAAGCTCGTTGAGATCATCGCGAGCCTCGAAGCCACGTTCGGCGGTATCAATCTGGAAGACATCAAGGCTCCCGAGTGCTTCACCGTCGAGCGCAAGCTGCGCGAGCGGATGAAGATCCCGGTCTTCCACGATGACCAGCACGGTACCGCCATCACCGTGAGCGCCGCGTTCATCAACGGCCTGAAGGTCGTGGGCAAGGACATTCGCGAAGTGAAGGTCGTGACCTCGGGCGCCGGTGCTGCCGCACTCGCCTGTCTGGACCTGATGGTCGATCTGGGCCTGCCGGTCGAGAACATCTGGGCGACGGATATCGACGGGGTGGTCTTCGAGGGCCGCACGGTCGGCATGGACCCAGACAAGGCGCGTTTCGCACAGAAGACCGACAAGCGCACGCTGGCGGAAGTGATCGACGGCGCCGACGTCTTCCTCGGTCTGTCCGCCGGTGGCGTGCTCAAGCCGGAGATGTTGAAGACGATGGCGTCGCGCCCGCTGATTCTGGCGCTGGCCAATCCGACGCCGGAAATCTTCCCGGAAGAGGCGCGCGCCGCGCGTGACGACGTGGTGCTGGCCACGGGCCGTTCGGACTTCCCGAATCAGGTCAATAACGTGCTGTGCTTCCCGTACATCTTCCGTGGCGCGCTCGACGTGGGCGCCACCACGATTACGCGCAGCATGGAAATCGCTGCGGTTCACGCAATTGCCGGACTCGCGCAGGAAGAACCGAACGACTCCGTGGCAACCGCCTATGGCGCATATGACCTGTCGTTTGGCCCGGAATACCTGATTCCGAAGCCGTTCGACTCGCGTCTGATCGTGCGTATCGCACCGGCAGTGGCGCGTGCCGCGATGGAGGACGGTGTGGCCACCCGCCCGATCGCCGACTTCGACGCCTACGCCGAGCAACTGCAACAGTTCGTGTACCACTCGGGCGCATTCATGAAGCCCATCTTCTCGGCCGCCAAGCAGTTGGTGCGAGACGGCGGCAAGGCTCGCATCGTGTTCGCCGAAGGCGAGGAAGAGCGCGTGCTGCGCGCCGTGCAGGTGATCGTCGACGAGAAGCTGGCTCGCCCGATTCTCGTGGGCCGTCCGGAAGTGCTGCTCGCCCGCATCGAGAAATTTGGTCTGCGCCTGCGCCTGGGCGAAGATGTCGAAGTCACCAATCCGTATTACGACGAGCGTTTCCATCAGTACTGGACCAACTACTGGGAACTGCGTTGCCGCGACGGCATTACGAAGGAGATGGCGCGCGTCGAGATGCGCCGCCGTCTCACGCTGATCGGCGCGATGATGGTGCGTCTGGGCGATGCCGACGGCATGATCTGCGGCACGGTAGGGGCGTACCACGATCACCTGCGCTTCGTTGACGAAGTCATCGGCAAGCAACCGGGGGCGAACACCTACGCGGCAATGAACATTCTGCTGCTCGACAAGCGCACCGTGGCGCTGGTGGACACGCACGTCAACGACGATCCCACGGCCGAACAGATCGCCGAGTTCACGCTGGCAGCCGCCAAACAGATGACGTGGCTCAACCTCAACCCGAAGATCGCGCTGCTCTCGCGCTCGAACTTCGGCTCGGGCAGTGCGGCGTCGGGCACGAAAATGCGTCGTGTGCTGGAGATGGTCACGGCGCAAGCGCCGGAGCTCGAAATTGACGGCGAAATGCATGGCGACTGCGCGCTCGATGAAGGCCTGCGCAGCCGCATCCTGCCGCATTCGCGTCTGAAGGGCGCCGCCAACCTGCTGGTGTGCCCGAACGTCGACTCGGGCAACATCGCCTACAACCTGCTCAAGACGGGCGCGGGCAGCAATGTCGCCGTGGGTCCGTTCCTGCTGGGGGTAGGCGCACCGGTGAACGTGCTGACGTCCAGCTCGACCGTGCGACGCATCATCAACATGACGGCCCTCACCGTCATCCAGGCCAATCGTGACTGAAGTCCACACGGCGTTCGCGCTGGGGCAACGTTCCCGGCGCGTGACGCTGGTCTGGCGGGGCAGGGCGATCCAGCCTGTCGCGATGGCCAGATCGGTTCAGGTAGTGCCCGAGCCCCGGTAAGCGTGGCAGACGCATCGACGTGATGCGCTGCCAGCCGCGCCGGGGCTTTTCCATTTCCGCGAGGTCTGCCTCCGGGCGCAGCGGCTTGCCGAGCAGTGTGGTGCATCCCCATTCGAGCGCGCTGCACATCACGAAGTAGATCAGTGCGACGAACGCGAACACTTCGACCGGATAGACCATCAGGCGGCTGTTGACCTGGGTGGCGACGAAAGACAATTCCGCCACGCCGACGATGTACGCGAGCGAGGTGTCCTTGACCAGCGACACCCACTGATTGATGAACGACGGCGTCATGATGCGCAGTGCCTGCGGCAGTACGATGTGGCGCAGCGTCTGCGCGCGCGTGAGTCCGAGCGACATGCCCGCCTGCCACTGCGCGATGCCCACGCCGCGAATCCCGGCGTAGACCGTATGCGAGAGGTACGCGCCGCCGATCAACGCGAGCGCGCAGGCTACGGTAGCGAGTCCGGGCACGTTGACGTCGAACAGGATCGGCAACAGGAAGTATGTCCAGAAGATCAGCATCAGCACGGGAATCGCACGGAAAAAGCCGATCACGAAGGTGAGTATCCAGCGGGCCGGGCCACCGAGCATGGCGAGCGCGATGCCACCCGCCAGTCCCAGCATCCCTGAGGCGAATGCACTGATCGTGGCGAGCACGAGGGTGAGCGCGGCGCCCGAGAGTGGGCCGTCGGGAAAGTCGCCCCACAGCAGGTAGGGCAGGTTGTCGAATACGGCGGAGAAATGCATGGCGAGGGTGTCCGGGAGGGCTCTGTGTCGTCTGTCTCAGCGCGACGGCGCCGCCGCATGGCGATGCGTGGTGGCGACGCTCACCGCCTCGATCAGCGCAATCGCGCCGATATAGAGCAGCGTAGCGATGCCGAATGCCTGAAACGTCTTGAACGTTTCGGTCTCCACTTGCCGGGACGCATACGACAGTTCAGCGAGCCCGATCGCCATTGTCAGCGACGAATTCTTCACCACATTCATGTATTGGCCGAACAGTGGCGGCATGGCAATGCGCACGGCCTGCGGCAGCACGACATGACGAAAGACGGCGAAGCGGCTCAGCCCGAGGGCCGCCGCCGCTTGCGTCTGCCCGGCGGGCACGCCGCGCAGTCCGGCGCGAATTTCCTCGCCGATGAAAGCGGTCGTGTAGATCGTGAGGCCGACGAAGCCGGCGAGCGTCTCGAGCGTCGGCCAGCGAATGTCGAACAGCACCAGATGCCAGCGATGGGGCTGGGAGAGCCACAGCACGGCGTCGGCCGGCAGCAGCGCCGCTACGCCGAAGTACCAGAAGAACAATTGCACCAGTAGCGGGGTGTTGCGCATGAGCGCAACGAACGCGGTGGCGGGACGCACGAGCAGTGCGTTACGCGAGTTGCGCGCCAGTGCGAGTCCGAAGCCGAACCCGGTGGCGGCGGCGCTCACGGCAATCGCGAGGGCGAGCGTGACGCCGAAGCCTTGCAGCAGCCAGCCGACGTATTTCGGGGCGAGCCAGTCGATCATGACGGTGTTTCCAATGCAAAACGCCGGGTGCGCACGAGGGGTTCCCCTCGTGCGCCCCGGCGAGGCCGACGGGCAAGCGTCAGGCCTTGTCGCCGATCTTGAACAGTCGCGGCAGCGGTTGGGCCGTGTTCGGGCCGAACCAGCGGTCGTAAATGTTGGCGGCGGTGCCGTCCTTTTCGAGCCCGCGCAGCGTGTCGTTCACGAATGCCGTCAGGCGTGCTTCCCCCTTGGGAACGCCCACGCCCATGTAGTCGTTCGAAATCGTGAACGCCGGGATTTCGTAGTTCTGCTTGTCCGGCACGTTGGCGAGCAGACCGACGAGCTTCGGACCATCCTGTGTGATCGCCTGGACGGTGCCGGTGCGCAGCGCGGCGAATGCGAACGGCGTGTCGTCGAATGCGACGATCGTTGCATTCGGGAATTTCTCGCGCAACGTGATTTCGTTGGTCGTGCCCTTGTCGGCGCCAATGCGCAGCGCGCTCAGTTGGTCCGGCGACGACAGCGTGCCCTTCTTCGCGAGGAATTGCTGACCCGATGAGAAGTACGGAATGCTGAAGTCGATCTGCTTGGCACGCTCGTCCGTGATGGTGAAGTTCGCCAACACGAGGTCGACTTTCTTCGACGTGAGGAACGGAATGCGGTTGGCCGGATTCGTCGGCTGAATTTCAAGCTTCACGCCGAGCTTGTCGGCCAGCGCCTTGGCGTAGTCGACGTCGAGACCGACGATCTTGTGCGACTTCGCGTCGACATAGCCGAACGGCGGATTGCTGTCGAACGTGGCGACGCGAAGCACACCGGCTTTCTTGATGTCGTCGAGTTTGTCGGCGTGCGCGGCGAGCGGCGCGAGGGCCACCACGGAAAACAGGGCGGCGGCGAGGGTGGAAACAGCGAGTCGTGCGCGTGGTTGGCGAGTCTTGTTGTGCATGGCCTGTTGGGCTCCGTTGTGCGTAGATCCGTCTCGAGGTCCCGGTCTTGCCAACGCAAACGTCGG
This window of the Pandoraea fibrosis genome carries:
- a CDS encoding NADP-dependent malic enzyme, encoding MSNNNDHQAALEYHQFPTPGKISVTASKPLVTQRDLALAYTPGVAIPCQEIAADPAQSFKYTARGNLVGVITNGSAVLGLGNIGALASKPVMEGKAVLFKKFAGIDVFDIEITESDPDKLVEIIASLEATFGGINLEDIKAPECFTVERKLRERMKIPVFHDDQHGTAITVSAAFINGLKVVGKDIREVKVVTSGAGAAALACLDLMVDLGLPVENIWATDIDGVVFEGRTVGMDPDKARFAQKTDKRTLAEVIDGADVFLGLSAGGVLKPEMLKTMASRPLILALANPTPEIFPEEARAARDDVVLATGRSDFPNQVNNVLCFPYIFRGALDVGATTITRSMEIAAVHAIAGLAQEEPNDSVATAYGAYDLSFGPEYLIPKPFDSRLIVRIAPAVARAAMEDGVATRPIADFDAYAEQLQQFVYHSGAFMKPIFSAAKQLVRDGGKARIVFAEGEEERVLRAVQVIVDEKLARPILVGRPEVLLARIEKFGLRLRLGEDVEVTNPYYDERFHQYWTNYWELRCRDGITKEMARVEMRRRLTLIGAMMVRLGDADGMICGTVGAYHDHLRFVDEVIGKQPGANTYAAMNILLLDKRTVALVDTHVNDDPTAEQIAEFTLAAAKQMTWLNLNPKIALLSRSNFGSGSAASGTKMRRVLEMVTAQAPELEIDGEMHGDCALDEGLRSRILPHSRLKGAANLLVCPNVDSGNIAYNLLKTGAGSNVAVGPFLLGVGAPVNVLTSSSTVRRIINMTALTVIQANRD
- a CDS encoding amino acid ABC transporter permease codes for the protein MIDWLAPKYVGWLLQGFGVTLALAIAVSAAATGFGFGLALARNSRNALLVRPATAFVALMRNTPLLVQLFFWYFGVAALLPADAVLWLSQPHRWHLVLFDIRWPTLETLAGFVGLTIYTTAFIGEEIRAGLRGVPAGQTQAAAALGLSRFAVFRHVVLPQAVRIAMPPLFGQYMNVVKNSSLTMAIGLAELSYASRQVETETFKTFQAFGIATLLYIGAIALIEAVSVATTHRHAAAPSR
- a CDS encoding ABC transporter substrate-binding protein; this translates as MHNKTRQPRARLAVSTLAAALFSVVALAPLAAHADKLDDIKKAGVLRVATFDSNPPFGYVDAKSHKIVGLDVDYAKALADKLGVKLEIQPTNPANRIPFLTSKKVDLVLANFTITDERAKQIDFSIPYFSSGQQFLAKKGTLSSPDQLSALRIGADKGTTNEITLREKFPNATIVAFDDTPFAFAALRTGTVQAITQDGPKLVGLLANVPDKQNYEIPAFTISNDYMGVGVPKGEARLTAFVNDTLRGLEKDGTAANIYDRWFGPNTAQPLPRLFKIGDKA